The Apostichopus japonicus isolate 1M-3 chromosome 3, ASM3797524v1, whole genome shotgun sequence region CTTTTAGTTGGAGAGAATGTCTCTTTATTCAAACAAATGTATATACTAAGCTGCTTCCTATACCCAATATCATGTGAAGTCTTAAAATCATTGttgtgatatttatttatttctatttctaAGTTTCTTACCTCATTAATGCCCAACTTCATCCCAATtcataaaattgtttcaaaCCGCGTCTGCAACAACTCCATTTGGCCTAGTATTCAGAATGCGACACAAAGCCCAATTGgtggcggtggggggggggcagggggggacTCTAGCTAGTTTAACACGTTCAAAGTGTGGCTTGTAACTTTGTCAAGGGCAACTTGGGTTGAAGGTTGTTAACGTGAAATGAACACAAAGACAGAGTGTACAGGTTGAGTTATTACGATTTCtaaaacaaagagagagagagagagacgtaAAAGCTTATAGGTTTATACTGAGGTCTTGACGTCATcatcttaaaggagcatttcagtGATTTATTATATGTTGAATGAAAACCAGAATAGCCGTAGACGCATAATTAACACCCAAAATTGTTGATCTATCAAAGTGGCTGGAAGACAAGTATATGTTTTTCAGAAACTCAGTCTGGCCCGCAACGAATCAGTAGCCACAAACGTTAGGTCTTTTGTTATCTCAAGTTAGATGTTAATATGCACTAATATAGTAGTAGCCTCATtgcgtacaaaaaaaaaacaactcaaatgatatcacataatatagcttttattttttttattttaaacttcATACAGTATTTTTGCTTATTTTGCAATTTAAATAAGCCTTCACGAAGTGAAATGTAAATTCATTCGTGtgatatatatacgtacatgaaatatttgataaaacTCATGATTCTGTATATACTTTCTGCTTCACAGCTTGGCCAGACTGCGTGAAAAGTATGTCACGCGGTTGGCTAGCCCTCGTCGACCAGATTACAGATAAATTCACCAATGAAACTGTTTTAGTAGTTCGTTACCAAGATTTGAAGACTGATCTTCCAAACCAACTTAGAAGAATCGTTGAGTTTCTTGGGCTTCCGTTAGATGAAAAGAGATTAAATTGCACAATACAGAGAACAGAGGGGAACTTCCATCGACCTAAGCACGCTCTATCATTCGATCCTTTCCGAAAACCGTTGAAAGTTATGGTAGAGAACGCGATAAAAGAGGCCCAGATCAAATTTAAGACACATAATTTACCACTAGTTCGAATGAATTAAGATTTAAGATCCGTAACATATGAACTATAtatagtgctatatatatatatatatatatatatatatatatagcgtgcCTTCAATGAGGCCCCTATATAAACTATTTAACCAATCTATTGAACAAAATTGCTACTGGATTATCGTTAGAAATGATTTTgtaaagacacacacacacacactctttCACACGACGAATAGTGCTCGTGTCAGTGGGGTGGGATTTGTATTTGGACTTAATTTGAACTATTGCATTGTCTCGGACTCGGAGTTCTCTTGACAGTCTTGTTAAGACCGTAGTATGTACAGCCTAGTGTATACCTTTCTCTTTCACAAAGCTATCTACCTGTATCTTATCTATTTGatgtactgcccagagaacgcccgCGGCAACGCTTTCGATTGAAACTAGGTTTGTATCgaacagatcctcgggcatgtaaaatacagtggacaagcacattcgtggtagcctgaaacggactctgaggcatgtgcAGTTTGCAcaggagaaaaaaagtattgcaaacgacttggccaagactttCCTTGACACGAACTAAAGTCATATTCAGAGCGAGTCCACCAACATTTTGAGTTCTCTGCAAGACCAGACAGACATATGATTTCAACAAAGTACGCCTATGCATTTCTTTATAAAAACTCTATTGTTTTAAAACTAAGATAAGTTTTCTCGCTACtattatttacattatatatatatatatatatatatatatatatatatatatatatatatatatatatacacgcaaTTCGCAATTCTTATTTTATCAAACCCTCTTACACGTTTATTTCTTTTTACGCACccactccttttttttttgcgtgtatTTCTTCGGCCTAACATTAGTAGATTTCTACTTAAACTTAATATTCAATTAAAATAGTGATTAATTCTTTACTGATCacttttttattcaaatgtaaATTGTAATTTTTAGTGATGTTTTCAACCAAAGCACACAGAATGAACCAATTCCGTCTCTTTAATGTTATTGATATATGGTGGAGCCTAACGTATTAGGTTAATCTTCGATCTTAGTTACCTTGACCGTAGCATTGTATACAGACAATGGTCCAAGTAATAGGCCTGAATGTCCAGAGTATTCTCGAAGGTAAGATATTTACTCGTGAATACACACTTTTTAAGCAAACGTCACCTAAGAAGGAACATGGTCAAGCAAACCAAAGAACCAAACTATACTGATCCACTCTGAACCTCAGTACCTTTGcatgcatcgagactgtgactgcgTGATCATAGTCAGAGGTGTCTCACAATTCGCttagaaagggaacagatactacacatgatcttagccgaAAGGCTATCCATACATTTGTACTCTGATAAATACTTTCAGCATGAAGATTCACAATTGCAGTCTAGCTTCTTGCTCCATATCATTTCAAATTCCCAACTTATGACATTGTAGCAAGTAGGGCGCCTTAAGTAATTACgtaatatatgtttattcaCATCTTAATTGCATAATGTACAACTTCACCATGCACACTGAGGAGAAAACGCAGTCTACACCGAGGCACATCCAACGCCAGACTTgcttcttttttcccttttccttGGTTCTGCCAATATCGCTGGCTCGCGCCTAACATCATTGCAATTACACTCAATGTGTTTTGCTTTTGCCCCGTACTattagcaggcgcgtatccagggggcgttgggggcgcgcgccccctggatacgaaaaagaggagagagaaaagaaggagaaaaaaagggcAAAAAGAGGGGAACAAaaaactgatggtggcgctccgcttaaatagtaattcgcgcccccgggttagaaaatcctggatacgcccctgctttACAATGCACTACAAGTTTGTCAAGGGCAAATAAAATTGGTTAATGAACGTCACCTCATTGTGGTTTGATGTTCTTAAAATGACTTAAGAATatattttggttgagttattataatttataacgCAATGGATTAACATAAAGGCCAGTACTGGAGCCGACTTCATCCACACGTGAGTCGTAAGAGAACATTCTAggaatttaacatattttaaaaatgatgattATCTTGCAAAAAATTAGCTATAGAAACAATACTCGACCGCGAAAATGTCCTTTTTCCTTGGACtttgacatatcaagactaaaatctACCTAAGTTCCCCCTTTAATCTACCTGGCTGTATGAACAATGAAAGAATTCAATTGCAAATCAGCGAAGGGTATagaatatcatcatcatcgtcatcgtaatcgtcgtcgtcgtcgtcgtcgtcgtcaacGTTGTCATCATTTAatcgtcattgtcatcatttaatcgtcattgtcatcatcaataGTTCAACCTAAAATTAACAGTGTCAAAAGTCAGTGAAAAATATTAGCAAAATTCCGTTCCAAGAAAAAGTTGTGAATGGCACGATgagtaaaaaaatgtttaaaaatgtgTATAACCCTAAGTTGGCTTAACTATAGCTTGCAGCTAAATTTGTGGTCCGGTAATTGAGTTAGAAACCCTGGTGAACAGTTTGTGATTTGTTGTAACTTGACTATAGTTTATATACTTGTTTATACAAAAATCATGTCTCCTCTCAAACTTTTATGTGCTATAAGCGTGGTTAGTTTAACCATGGCAACCATGCATTCTGAATGTATGGGGTATCCTTTATACCAGGTGTTAATTTAGTTGCTCTTCGTTCAAGTTCGTTGTATAACCTCAATCTCATCTACTTCTTTCATATAGAGGAGACCATGTTGGTTCTCCATACTCAATAAAGGGTCTCACAATTACCTTGTTCAGAAGCAGCTGTAACGTTTGACAATCAAGGTACCTCAAAATTCTACGAGTGACGCCCAGGATGCTTTGAGTACTGTTTTCGCGGTGTAATCTCTGAAATTCATGTCTTTGGCAACTGTGACGCCCAGATCCGTTACTACAGTGACTGCAATCAAGTCTTGAGTGTTTCCATCATAATAAGCCATAGTATACTGATGAAACCTGTGTATATACAACTTCCTGTCCCTATCCCAAATGGCTGCCCAATCATAAAAACATCAAAACGTTGAGAAACACCAAATTTTCCAGATAGAAATCCATACTGTGCAGAAGTAAACAAATTGTTTTAGACAGGATATACTGAACAATCTCATCTCTGATGAGGGAGTCACAAAGCTTGTAAATAATGGAAGTGAGGCTTACTGGGCGATAGTAAGATGGGCTGGCTTTTTCGCCCTTTCTTGAACAAAGGAGTTACCTTACCTAATTTCCAATCATTGGGTACCGTAACTAATGTTCGgtcatgttttcatttttagttATTTAGAATGTGGTTTTCATATACCTGTAGGAAGCTGCACTGACCGTGCAAACTTGTGAGGCAGACCACGGATTGCAAActcggtaattactattacggttagtttcgtccaacacggcaacatacagaaacgctgtactcaaagccgaagacttCCACTGTTTGGCCAGGCGAAGGGAGATCGTCATTCTCCGAAAGGTTGATATTACTAAAATCTTAGGGTATGCACTGTTTGTCAATGTTAGAAGAAATATTCAACAGGTAGAATAACAATTGTCAAAGGAACAGGAATATTGTATTTTGGTACTTCTACattagtaaatgttgataataaaTGTTAAAAGATGTTGTGTTTGATACAGATATTGTTAACCTCTTATACAATAGTCCATGTACTGAAACTTTGGTTGGTACCATTATTTGATAGGGGTCACGTAAGTTACTAACCGAAATGACATAACGGGGGTGTTACTAGCTCTTTCGATTTACTACCAACCACACTTACCCACCACACTTACCCACCACATACCACCACAAAATGGGTGTGCAAACCAAATGCTACTAAAAGTAAACATATAGTGCAGTCGATACTCGATTTCTTTCTTCATACAATAGGCCTACTCTAGGATGAATTCCATGAGGCCCACGTGATTTTGTATTCTGCAATTGCtccgattaaaaaaaaaaactactccTTTGGTGAATGAAATTATTTCCTTACTTGAGCCATTGCTGCTGTCACTATCTTATGGTAATACCGCTGTATCGTCAATGGTAAACACACTACTAAAATACTTGTTCAGAATGGCATCTTCCTAGCCTCTGTAGTCTTATATCCATTGCTTTCATCAGACTAGTTCGTGTATTGGATGTGTTACCGTTGTTCTCTGTTCAGTATAGCTTTAGAAGAGCCCATGTTTCATCCACGATCTCATATTCAAAATCTGAATTCCAATCTCTCAGTCATGCCTTTCTCGGATTTGCGTAATCGCTTTTATCATAAAAGTATTTTGCCTCAGATCGAGGCCCTAAAAACCCCATACATTTAGTTTGTCTAAGTAAAACGGTATTGAGGTGTATATGAAGTCAAACAAATGCACAACACTATAGCGTATCATTTATTCAATGGGAGGGAGAATGAATGGATTAATAATGACTATAACTATACAAGTATAACTTAACCAAGATGAAAAAAAGCCTATATATGTGAAAACGGATTGGTAATAGTGAGTACACAAACAGCATGGAGTTAAATTTTGATACCATCAAGAGTTGTTTCGTGTTGCTGTAAGATACATCAGATAACTTGGGCACTTGGACTAGTAGCATAGGAACTTGAGCAACATTACATACTCTGGTACTAGTACTTAGAGCCAAAATACTCTGGTATACTAGTACTCAGAGCCAGCGTATTACATAGTCTGGTACTAGTATACTCAGAGCCAGCTTGAGCAACATTACATACTCTGGTACTAGTAGCATAGGAACTAGAACAACATTACATACTCTGGTACTAGTAGCATAGGAACTTGAGCAACATTACATACTCTGGTACTAGTACTTAGAGCCAAAATACTCTGGTAAACAAGTACTTATAGCCAGCGTATTACATAGTCTGGTACTAGTATACTCAGAGCCAGCTTATGCAACATTACATACTCTGGTACTAGTAACATAGGAACTAGAACAACATTACATACTCTGGTACTAGTAGCATAGGAACCAGAACAACATTACATACTCTGGTACTAGTGCTCAGAGCCAGCCTTTACCAACAGAAATTCTACTAGTTCACTATAGTACTCTTGCTTTTATATTCGAACGATACAAGTCTGGTATATATCAGTCTCTTTAATAACATTAGAAGGCCCTTTAGAAATGTAACGTTGATTTTGGCAGCAACGTCATTTTCTTGACTTACTGAAGGTTGCATACCGTCACTCCCAATCGTATAGTAATGCTAAAGAGGACAATAACTGCACTGAGCGCATAACAGAGACAATACAGAGAAATATAAACAGACTTGCGCATAGGAGTGAGTTGCTTAATTGGGCTTACATTGTACGTATAAACGTCTGAGCTTGATCAAATCGTTTTTCATATTAAGGAAGGTCACGGCTCAAGCTCAACATCATTCTCCTTCTCCAGATTCATCCGATGTTTCTTTTGATAACAAATACCAAAGTGTAGACCCAATGGTAAGAAAAGCTCCAATTGTAGAAATCAATTCTATCTCTTCATTAAGGAAAGAACACCCCAGTGCAAAGGCCACTGGTGTGCATAGCGTGAAGAGCATGGCCATCACGAGGAATGATATACCTTCCAAGGCCCATATGATGCATGCGGCTCCAAAGACGGAGCAAAGAGCTACACACGCGACAAACGGCCATTCCGCAGAAGAGGGTAACATAAACAAGTTGCCTGATGTAAACATTTCTATTACAAAAGCGGTTCCTCCTGTGAAACCTGACAAAAAGAGAAGGAAGGCCACATCTGCGGTTCCACGATTCGTCAGTATTTTCGCTGTCATCGTGGAAAATGCAAAACTGGTTACGGAAGCTGTTGCAAAGAGCGCCCCCACAAATTCGCGTTGATAATCCGTATCCGTGGCGTCACTTCCAAATATGATTGGTGGTTTGGAGACCAGGACGATTCCAGTGACATTCAGCAATATTATGCCGATGTCTAAGACATGAAGTTTCTCTCTCAGAAATATAAAACTCATAATAGCTCCAGGGATTGGTTGGTTAGCCACGATACAACTAACGTTTCCTACATGTGCGAAGGATACCGCAATGTAGGCTAGGACCAATGCTACAGCATTGACCGAACCAGACGAGATCGATATGATCCAATCAGAGGTGTTGAAACTGCGAATTTGATCGAGATTAATAAAGGCAAGACATGGTAAATAAGCGAGGCTCcgataaaataaaatgtgaaatgAGTTGATGGATTTGATTAACTTCACAGCGGTTAATTGAACACCAAGAAAGACACCACCGAGTATTCCATATAGTATGTATCTGTATTCCACAAATAGATAACAGATCCAGCGAAGTAGATCCACAAAGGCTGATAGTGTGGCTCCCTTCTTAACATGGTTACGATTAACGTTCCTGTAAATCATTGAAAagtaaagaacaaagaaaattcGGTTAAGAACAGATTACTGTGAGTTCATGCATGGTCGGAAAAGGGAAAATATAGGGGTAAATTAAAATCCAGGTGTGTGTATTGGAGGGGTCTGGTAGGACTAAACCATTGACAGGCAACGAAAATCTAAACGTTACATGTCAGTTTAGTGAAGACGCTGCACATCAAGACTGGTGCGTGAATGGTCAGGGCCTAAACTGACCGATTTGATATTGAAATGGACAATTTCTTTGCTATCAAATATCAAGAGACCCCATGAAAGGCTTAATGACCTCGCTTTCAGGTAATTTGAGGCGATAAAGGTTTTTACGGAGTGTGTTACTATATATAACCTCTGAAATAGGTAAAATAACGAAATTGACTTCATTTAACCATGGAGCAATAAACaaactgtttatagctccatgatttaaccTTAAGAAATGGGGTTATTGAAAAATAGTACAGAACAGATGTTTATGTTTCCTTTTGTGTGTGAAAAACCATTGTTGAATAGCAACGAAGAGAAGGAGAATGTAATTTCCAAATTTGTAAATGGTTTACTTACTCCCAATGATTGTACTATGGTGTTTCTATAGCCTTTCACTTATTCATAAAGATGGATTTCCCTTGTTATCTTCATGGATGATTCTGACATGTTAACGGATCCCACCACTAATATGTTCAAGGTTTCCTCCGGTAAAATTAAGGATCTCTGTTACCTTCCCATATATACTAATGGATCACTCTTATACTCTGTGGAACTGTGTGGTATGCCTATACATCCTGTCTCTGTTACCATTCCCATATATACTAGTGTGTGATACATCCAGCGATGCGCTTGGCAGTTCTCTAATGCGACAAGGGCTCTCTTTGGCATGTGCGTGTTGTTTTCGAGGGCCTCTTCTGTTCAACAACACATAATCTCTCCATTACGCGCACGAACCTTTCTGATATGCTCTCGAATCCTTATGATCTGGTAGTGAGTGATCCTTCTAATCTGCCCAATGATCCCTCCAAACCGGTCAGGGATACGTCTAGTCCAGGTAGGAATTTAATATCTCTTTGTTATGCTCATGCACTATAGGACCTTTGCTGGTACGATCTCGTGTGCCTTGCAAGTGACCTCTTAAATCTACATCTATACCTAAGTTCATGCAATTAGCCCTGCAGGGATCTGCCTGTAACAATTCAATAACAGTATTTCATTGTGATCCCTTTCCACATGACGTATGCGGCCAGATTCGTGCAACCCCTTGTCATGTAGACAATTTCGGGTGAAGTTGCAATTAATTTATGGCATTCTAAAGTAATTGAGTCGTTTCCCTTCTTTATGGTTGTATTTAATTGCAATTGCGTTTATTATGAGACTATTAAATTGGATTGGGGATAATGTTAATCTCGGCCTCTTAACGTAACAATTCAATTGTATTGAAGTAAAATTTCCTCTGATCGGTTTTCAACATAAGCGGTATATGTTGGTAGGCTTATACTGTAGTCTACTGTTATATGCTATTATATCTGCTCCAGTGTGCATTATATAACATTGACCGATATTCATGACATTGAAATCGAATTAAAATATGCTACTTACGAGTCTGCAGATAATGGGTCCTTCTTCGGCGACGAAGGAAGAAGATGCGTTTCTTCGAGACAATCCTCCGACATATTGAATTAAAAACCCAGTGTGCAGCACTGGTGGTCCGCAGTTAAATAGTTGTTAGACCTATACGTATGATCTACTGATTAAGTGAATCTGTGGTAGTGTTTAAAGGACATAACTCATATAGTATTTTCTATACTACCATACCGATAATAACGTGTACAATATCCCCGGCAGTATTATATCCGGGGATATCATGTAGTATGATTTATACTCGCCCTGTCGGCTTAACACATCCGGCAGGAGCAAATATAATTCAGAGTAATTTTGTCCCGGAATTTCAAACTTCTTTGTTTTTGCCTCTAAATTACAATACTTTCAGACCAGTTCCTGATTACATCAACTGGTTCTTGGATGATTTAATTGATTCATTtacctatgaatattcatcacccTCTTCCCGTTTAAGTCATGACGTGAATACATAAACCTTGTGCAGAATATAGGGCAAAATTTTCAATATACTTCGGAGGAATTATCGAAGCGTAAAAAAGTAGAAGCAATGAATCGCTGAAAGTGGCTGTATCGTTATGTCAAAGCCACAACCTCATACAGTATTCTGAAGAGCAAATAaaagatttattattattttgtgattGTACCTGTCAACAGAAgggtgaatgatgtcatcaagaTCATTTGAATTGTGCtgtacaagttttgttttgctttgctttgttTTATCAGTGCCTAATCATTAATCCATAGacgaaaatataatttaaaaaaaatgttgcatttgGATGAAATTCAAAAACAGAGAACTTTGGCAGCCAAAGAAACATTGCAGGTGTATAATTAAATTTCAATTATTAAAAATCAAACATATTATCATAAGAAAGTAAAGCTTCCTGCGTTAATGATATATGGAAAGACCACTAAATTGGACAGACATGTCAAGCCAACTTGGACAATTGAACAACGGATAGGGCAAAATTAGACATGTTACATGTGCCTCACTGTAACTATGCAAGTATCTGATACTGCAAAAGGGAATTTAGAATGCGAAAAAACACAGTTTTTCTCCATGTTCTCACTTGAAAAGACTTATCCGAGAATAACATGACATGTTCAGAAAGTGATGGCATAATGGAGAaagtttattaatttttcttcaGTTGATATATACAGATGGAAAACAACTACAAAATAACCGTTTGATATTGAATGAGAAATAAACTAGTTTGCTTTATGTTCttaaaaaacaattacaaaatatttaataattcacAAGATAATTCAGAACAGCCAGTTGCGaaaatttcctaatgctaatacctctctaaactatactccaatatcatgcttcaaagcactggtattgaaagtacaaacagttcctaaccttgatctgatagaaacatgatattcatattgctcgtactgacaatacgagtgctctgaaagcgggacatgacactacagtatagaaacaattgtcccaactgggtgttcAGAAAGAGGCAATGTCTTAATCTTCTCAAAGTTCTCGATTTATCTCCCTTTCAGATGAAATGAAATTAGTTCATGTTTATcgtataagaaaaaaaaaagcttacaCGTTTAAAACTGATGAATCTTCTCGGTTTTGTTTTTCACCTGAAAAAGATTTTTCAGATAAACTATAACCTAAAAACATGACATAAAAGAATCAGTGTACGATGTTACTTTATGATATTTTCTTCTGCGCATGTCACGGCTTAGTCgattaataaaataaagaagagATACATATATTGGTGCATAAATAATAATgtcttcatatatatacctgtagTGAGGTTGATGATACCCATGGAAGTTTTCGGTATGCGAATCACACTGAAAAAGATTTATTCTAAACATAATAGACTGGTAGGtgattaatatgaaatttatgaaaataatttacaacGTATATACCAGCATTAAAATGATTTGCTTATCAacatttggtaaaaaaaaaaattaaagggcGACTTCAGGCGAAAATTTATTCAACGGTGTATAACATGTAATTTAATTTTGCGCCGAAAGTCATCCTTTTAAAGATGTTATGTCGTCTCAGCGGAATCCAGCAATATTGGATGCCGGATTTTGCGTACTTCAGACGAGGGAAAGCTGTGACGTCACGCAAAGTCCAGCATACAATATTGTTTGATTCCACTAAGACGACATTAAACATGCATGCCTCTTGACAAAAAAGGGAGTTTTATTTCATCGTATTTCGCAGACAGATGTACTGGTCAAGTGACAAGTGAGATAAGGATAAAATACAGAATGTCAATGCAATGAAGGACCTCGATTCGTTTGGAATAAGTTTCACCGTCCACTGGAGCCAGAATACGAATGTGGTGGAAAACAAAATGGTGGGAGGGTGATAGTTTGGATGTCAGTACAATTTATGTTTTTGATTTGGATGCGGTTTCCAGTGAAGCAACAGTGTGGAAAACAAGTGACAATATGTTGCCCGGTCAACTTGCGGCCGTTATAAGAATAGCAAGTAAGCAGCCGTCACCGAAGTGCAGACGAGCGATATTACAGACCGGAAACAGTTGGCGAAAGATCGCTGCGGAGTGCTAAGAGACAAGACCTCAGAGGAAGGTCAtgtgtatggaacgcgaaaagggaaacattattttgttgtttaaactaagtttgttgctgtctaaactaaagttgttgctgctattttaccatgttgctgttgttcgttgatgtctaaactaaCGTCGAAGTCTAAAGTCACGTTGATGACTAAACGCGCgttaatgtctaaactcacgttgatttataaacttacggttgatgtctaaactcacgttgatgtctaaagctttcgttgctatctaaatttacggttgatgtctaaactcacgttgatgtctaaacttacatTGATGTCTACACATTAGTTGCTTTCTAAAGTTCCGTTGTTGTGACACATTCtgaacgaacatcattctttcttttcaaaaaattataacaatcaaccgcaagttgcttccgtgTAGAGCTAACGACATTTCTATTACAGAGGTgttcatgctaaatacagccaatgatgttttctcaaatttcccgcgATTTGTTTGGCTATTATAGTCCCTTACTCATTGTCTAcaaacatgcttgcatcttcagtgctcaatgaacgcaaagtatgatggtttaactatgtaACGCGGATAGGGGAAATCGTTAACGTCctgatttgtagcaacagccatgtTAATATTGttaacaacctgatttgtcgaacaaaatcacgttgttaacgatatttacttgatagttgatacaactccgaggacgttgttaacgatattgttaacgtaatatttgaataattgtttttatcacagaaagttgtgagttgagacaatctatgaaatgtgcgggaagctaccacaacatctctgatactgaaaaggacttttcatctcacagtatgttttgttctctccgtattgagagttgataatgtaaaatgtgcattcataccacagtaatttcttcgttgcaaacttgcgtaaa contains the following coding sequences:
- the LOC139965776 gene encoding uncharacterized protein; this encodes MSEDCLEETHLLPSSPKKDPLSADSNVNRNHVKKGATLSAFVDLLRWICYLFVEYRYILYGILGGVFLGVQLTAVKLIKSINSFHILFYRSLAYLPCLAFINLDQIRSFNTSDWIISISSGSVNAVALVLAYIAVSFAHVGNVSCIVANQPIPGAIMSFIFLREKLHVLDIGIILLNVTGIVLVSKPPIIFGSDATDTDYQREFVGALFATASVTSFAFSTMTAKILTNRGTADVAFLLFLSGFTGGTAFVIEMFTSGNLFMLPSSAEWPFVACVALCSVFGAACIIWALEGISFLVMAMLFTLCTPVAFALGCSFLNEEIELISTIGAFLTIGSTLWYLLSKETSDESGEGE